A single Leptospira biflexa serovar Patoc strain 'Patoc 1 (Paris)' DNA region contains:
- a CDS encoding LA_2478/LA_2722/LA_4182 family protein, which produces MKKILTLVLFLLPLIITSQTLKDAKEFQALSKKMCAKTSECMKEKLKDLPPEQRKMVESQFVNGNVCESRYKQYVVDGQKPSASDKPSKKLTKQDIEDMKQCAKEMAAFSCADLEEGKVPSACEKFQSEEE; this is translated from the coding sequence ATGAAAAAAATTTTGACTTTGGTTTTATTCCTTCTCCCTTTGATCATCACCTCACAAACATTAAAGGATGCGAAAGAATTCCAAGCCCTTTCTAAAAAAATGTGTGCTAAGACTTCCGAATGTATGAAAGAGAAATTAAAAGACCTCCCTCCGGAACAACGTAAGATGGTGGAATCACAATTTGTGAATGGGAATGTCTGTGAATCCCGTTACAAACAGTATGTTGTTGATGGACAAAAACCTAGTGCCAGCGACAAACCAAGCAAAAAACTCACGAAACAAGACATCGAAGACATGAAACAATGCGCCAAAGAAATGGCCGCCTTTTCTTGTGCTGATTTAGAAGAAGGGAAAGTGCCTTCTGCTTGCGAAAAATTCCAATCCGAAGAAGAATAA
- a CDS encoding amino acid--tRNA ligase-related protein — protein sequence MQVLPKDTLIFRSKLLQSVREILTRNEFLEVDTPTLKPIVGMEPYLDPFEVRSPSGREKGYLITSPEYSLKQLMAMGLSHIFEIAHTYRSGEVGSPFHTKEFLMLELYAEGMDDVVLRHFIEKFLRELIFTVGEPTLHNQLSKPGWIRHFRVQEVFLIHLGHGFERENLIQTITKLKLTAETNEQLQNWQYEDLFFLVFLNCIEPKLGEGIVFLYDYPPECAALARIEDGVAKRFEIYWDGLELANAFYELKDTNEQRERFTDEQALREKLGKEVFPIDEDFLTALGNGFPNCSGISIGLDRLALKLFRKNTLAEVSPYWMEL from the coding sequence TTGCAGGTTTTACCAAAAGATACACTCATTTTTCGATCGAAACTTTTACAGTCCGTAAGAGAGATTTTGACTCGGAATGAATTTTTGGAAGTGGATACACCCACGCTGAAACCCATCGTCGGAATGGAACCGTATTTGGATCCCTTCGAAGTGCGCTCTCCCTCTGGGCGTGAAAAGGGATATCTCATCACATCTCCTGAATACAGTTTAAAACAATTGATGGCAATGGGCCTATCTCATATCTTTGAGATTGCCCATACTTACAGGTCAGGAGAGGTGGGAAGTCCCTTTCATACCAAAGAGTTTCTCATGTTGGAACTCTATGCAGAAGGGATGGATGATGTGGTTCTCCGTCATTTCATTGAAAAATTCCTACGGGAACTTATTTTCACGGTTGGAGAACCGACACTCCACAACCAACTTTCCAAACCAGGATGGATTCGTCATTTCCGTGTACAGGAAGTATTCCTGATTCATCTTGGGCATGGGTTTGAAAGGGAAAATTTAATTCAGACCATCACCAAACTCAAATTAACTGCGGAAACAAATGAACAATTACAGAACTGGCAGTATGAAGATTTGTTCTTTTTGGTGTTTCTCAATTGCATCGAACCAAAATTAGGGGAAGGGATTGTATTTTTGTATGATTATCCACCAGAATGTGCCGCCCTTGCAAGAATTGAGGATGGTGTTGCCAAACGGTTTGAAATCTATTGGGACGGTTTGGAGCTTGCCAATGCCTTTTATGAACTGAAGGATACAAACGAACAACGGGAACGATTTACAGACGAACAGGCATTACGCGAAAAACTAGGGAAAGAAGTGTTCCCCATCGATGAAGATTTTCTCACCGCCTTAGGGAATGGATTTCCAAATTGTTCGGGGATTTCAATTGGATTGGACCGATTGGCATTAAAACTTTTTAGAAAAAACACTTTAGCAGAAGTGAGTCCGTATTGGATGGAATTGTAA
- a CDS encoding DUF4279 domain-containing protein, whose translation MELGTQRELKSWAMFAISGPRLRPLEVTEKLGLKPDYYHGGDVKDIQNMTIPSHWQLNSKLGPEFSAQDHIWDILKALGPVRKELKEFTENFDSAIYLSVEFASEYTKGVTLDKRTMLLLGEMGVQLEIIPWDLDETL comes from the coding sequence ATGGAATTGGGAACACAAAGAGAACTAAAATCGTGGGCCATGTTTGCCATCAGTGGTCCGAGGCTTCGTCCCTTGGAAGTGACGGAAAAACTAGGCCTAAAGCCTGACTATTATCATGGTGGGGATGTAAAAGACATTCAAAATATGACAATTCCGAGTCATTGGCAGCTCAATTCTAAGTTAGGGCCTGAGTTTTCAGCCCAGGATCATATTTGGGACATCTTAAAAGCACTTGGCCCTGTCCGCAAAGAACTGAAAGAATTCACGGAAAACTTTGATTCGGCGATTTACCTTTCGGTTGAATTTGCATCGGAATACACAAAAGGGGTGACTCTCGACAAACGAACGATGCTTTTGTTAGGTGAAATGGGTGTCCAGTTGGAAATTATCCCCTGGGATCTCGATGAGACTCTCTAA
- a CDS encoding response regulator transcription factor, whose protein sequence is MKNILVIEDDPDIGNLIRKSLDSAHYTTSVFENGEDGLKFYKSNHPDLVILDLSLPDIDGMEICRSIRKSDESTPIFILSARTEEIDRIMGLELGADDYITKPFSVRELKTRVDVFFRRWDKKIGIKPNVGQAGEIIRGALKIDSIRRRVTLNENIINISRKEFDILQLLAGSPGKVFSREMILESVWGVEWDGFERMIDSHIKRIRSKLEKNSAQPEWIETIWGIGYRFTDNFENIVVPD, encoded by the coding sequence ATGAAAAATATTTTGGTAATTGAGGACGATCCGGACATCGGGAACCTAATCCGGAAATCTCTCGATTCAGCTCACTACACCACCTCCGTTTTTGAAAATGGCGAAGATGGATTGAAATTTTATAAGTCCAATCATCCTGATTTGGTGATCCTAGACCTATCTCTTCCAGACATTGACGGAATGGAAATTTGCAGAAGCATTCGGAAATCGGACGAAAGTACACCGATTTTTATTTTATCAGCGCGAACTGAAGAAATTGATCGGATCATGGGACTCGAGTTAGGTGCTGATGATTATATCACCAAACCATTTTCTGTTCGTGAACTCAAAACACGAGTGGATGTCTTCTTTCGTAGATGGGATAAAAAAATTGGAATCAAACCCAATGTGGGCCAAGCAGGCGAAATCATCCGTGGTGCCTTAAAAATTGATTCCATTCGTCGTCGTGTCACCTTAAACGAAAACATCATCAACATCTCCCGAAAAGAATTCGACATTTTACAACTGCTCGCGGGTTCTCCAGGAAAAGTTTTTTCTCGTGAAATGATTTTGGAATCTGTTTGGGGTGTGGAATGGGATGGGTTTGAAAGGATGATCGACAGCCATATCAAACGAATTCGTTCCAAACTGGAAAAAAATTCAGCACAACCAGAATGGATTGAAACCATTTGGGGCATTGGGTATCGTTTCACTGATAATTTTGAAAACATAGTCGTACCAGACTAA
- a CDS encoding DUF883 family protein has translation MEEVKKSKSLIDEIKLYEKKAKEIEQRAKEKYMEQVSDIKQKLGKASEEASIRAKEVIDNVGSYVKENPQKAAVIGFGVGLGLGLALGLIFKKK, from the coding sequence ATGGAAGAAGTGAAAAAAAGTAAGTCCCTCATCGACGAAATTAAGTTGTATGAGAAAAAAGCCAAGGAAATTGAACAGAGAGCCAAGGAGAAGTATATGGAACAAGTAAGTGACATCAAACAAAAGTTAGGGAAAGCAAGTGAAGAAGCATCCATCCGTGCAAAGGAAGTGATCGACAATGTGGGAAGTTACGTAAAAGAAAACCCACAAAAAGCAGCTGTGATCGGATTTGGTGTCGGACTTGGTCTTGGACTGGCTCTCGGCTTAATTTTTAAGAAGAAATAA
- a CDS encoding LBF_4227 family protein, translating to MDERHTKQRKKGGLKTAFEDLIAKLVSYAEVMVIYLQKNIQFYIQNFVRKSVWVFTALTLIFLGLMYTSYGIFLSIQKFIAAGDPILASFGTGIGFLFFAILFLSFVFRK from the coding sequence TTGGACGAAAGACACACAAAACAACGCAAAAAAGGTGGCTTAAAAACCGCCTTCGAAGATTTGATCGCCAAACTCGTGTCTTATGCAGAAGTCATGGTGATTTATCTGCAAAAGAACATACAGTTTTATATTCAAAACTTTGTTCGAAAGAGTGTATGGGTTTTTACAGCTCTCACTCTTATTTTCCTAGGACTTATGTACACTTCGTACGGCATTTTCTTAAGTATCCAAAAATTTATCGCCGCTGGCGACCCCATCCTTGCGAGTTTCGGAACAGGAATTGGATTTTTATTTTTCGCCATCCTCTTTTTATCATTTGTGTTCCGTAAGTAA
- the cutA gene encoding divalent-cation tolerance protein CutA has translation MASEEILVFTTISDRDMAEEHISEMLEQGIIISGTIFPEVELVYLWEGKITVDTENKILLKTTADKYDAIETYIQKRHPYIAPEIIRMDVSFGSPAYKAFVADKIKKNS, from the coding sequence ATGGCATCGGAAGAAATTTTAGTATTTACCACAATTAGCGACCGCGACATGGCAGAAGAACATATCTCTGAAATGTTAGAACAAGGCATCATCATTTCCGGCACCATCTTCCCTGAAGTGGAACTCGTTTACTTATGGGAAGGCAAAATCACGGTTGATACCGAAAACAAAATACTCCTAAAAACGACCGCCGACAAGTATGATGCCATCGAAACCTATATCCAAAAACGCCATCCCTACATTGCACCGGAAATCATCCGAATGGATGTGAGTTTTGGTAGCCCCGCCTACAAAGCGTTTGTTGCCGACAAAATCAAAAAAAATTCGTAA
- a CDS encoding ArsR/SmtB family transcription factor codes for MDLRRDVFQAIADPTRRAILLLLATQSMTAGAIASQFDSKRPTISKHLLILTECELLHREPIGREMYYHLNPNKMKEIANFIAPFQKLWDDRFNNLESVMKDYKRKA; via the coding sequence ATGGATTTACGACGAGATGTATTTCAGGCAATTGCAGACCCCACAAGGCGGGCCATCCTCCTCCTTTTGGCCACCCAGTCCATGACAGCAGGTGCCATTGCTTCCCAATTTGATTCCAAACGTCCTACCATTTCCAAACACCTACTCATCTTAACAGAATGTGAACTGTTACATCGGGAACCCATTGGACGTGAGATGTATTACCACCTAAACCCAAACAAAATGAAAGAAATTGCAAACTTCATTGCTCCTTTCCAAAAACTTTGGGACGACCGCTTCAACAATCTCGAATCCGTGATGAAAGATTATAAACGAAAGGCATAG
- a CDS encoding SRPBCC family protein, whose protein sequence is MELKTKVIAEDGKQELTIEREFDLPVALVYQAHTEPELIEQWMGNKVLQFEKRNHGSYLFETKSPEGVVLFRANGVLLNLVENQSFVRTFEMENTGFAIQLEFFSFESISKEKSKLKMHIIYQSVVQRDQILKMPFAQGINMAHNRLETIAKQSME, encoded by the coding sequence ATGGAACTCAAAACAAAAGTGATCGCAGAAGACGGCAAACAAGAGTTAACCATCGAACGTGAATTTGATTTACCTGTCGCACTCGTGTACCAAGCGCACACAGAACCGGAACTCATTGAACAATGGATGGGAAACAAAGTCCTACAATTTGAAAAACGAAACCATGGCAGTTACCTTTTTGAAACCAAATCCCCAGAAGGAGTGGTTCTCTTTCGAGCGAATGGAGTGTTACTCAATCTTGTGGAAAACCAAAGTTTTGTGCGCACCTTTGAGATGGAAAACACAGGTTTTGCAATCCAACTTGAATTTTTTAGCTTTGAATCAATATCCAAAGAGAAATCCAAACTGAAGATGCATATCATCTATCAGTCCGTGGTACAAAGAGACCAAATTTTGAAAATGCCTTTTGCCCAAGGGATCAATATGGCTCACAACCGATTGGAAACAATCGCAAAACAGTCTATGGAATAA